The DNA sequence cctttcccaaactgttgccacaaagttggaagcacagaatcatctagaatgtttgtagcgtatgttgtagcgttaagaattccgttcactggaactaaggggcctagcctgaaccacgaaaaacaaccccagaccacaaCCTCAGAAgtgtaaaatcaccaggaattcaaCTAAAAATGTGTTTCATTTAGTAAGTCTGTTCCCAAGTGTTCCCACATCCCAAAAAATCTAATACATGATTGAGTCTCAAAATACAATCTCTTTAatgggcttagttgtggtcaatttgcagtgtacaaattattataattattctCTGGGTCCCGACCATTCTCTTCAACAAAATTCGGCCCACTCTGGATCTAGTTGCCTACCTCTGTCCTATTGGTTATGGTGTACCCAAGGTGTCTGAAAGAGGGAGTGGAACAATATATTCTCCTGTCCAGTGTTTGACAAGACCCATCCAACCTGCTCTTAAATAAATCTCTCATCTGTAACCACAGATAGACAAACAGGGGTAACATGGTGCCTATTCACGAGTCATATGACATCACCAGGATATCCTTATTGAATTTCCTTTTGTTGATACTGTCTTTTAATATGACAGTTTTTGATGTGATACTGTAACGGTCTTTTCAAATAAAATCCATATTAACATTCCTATATTAACATTAAAAAGGTGTTTTATAAGGCAGCGATTGCTTGAAATAACAGAGATCCCTGTCCTAAGATGTACTTTACTGAGGCTCAATAATACAGCCCTCAACTACGGACTCAAATTTGAACCTTTCCTCAGTCAGATGTCAACAGGAAGTAATGTCAATATCGGACCTGCTCTCTCTTACCTTGTAAGACCTCCATAGGCAGAACTATCCATGCATTCTCCAAGTAAGAAATGTACAGGTAGCGTGCTGTGTTACATGCCAAGCCAATGTACAAGACCCTAAGTTAGGAAAAcagggaggaaagaaagaaattaGTGATGAGATTTTCAGAGGTTAGGTACTCCGAGCAAAAGTTattaagaagaagaaaaacagatCAAATAGGGTGATGTATGGAATGTATAGGGTTTTCGGGCTTAGAGCGTCTGTTGCGTTCATTTGGATTCCATCGCAGAACACTCATCCAAGGTTTAAACAGGGGTGgacaattccagtcctcgagggcctgattggcgtcacagttttgccccaactaacacacctgactccaataatcacctaatcatgatcttcagtttagaatgcaactGGATTAAATGAGccgtttgctagggatggagaaaaagtgtgacaccaaatcaggccctcgaggactggagttgcccaacCCCTGGTTTAAAGAGATGCCCTACTAGTTATAGTTAGTATTACTCATTGTGCACAGTGCCCATTGAACTGGTGAGGCAAAAAGCACAAAAAGTCTTTGAGACCTTCACACTAATACGTAACTGTATGACTTGCGGGGTTATAACCACCCACGATGTTAGAGAAGAAGACTTTAAAATGGTGCGTCAAAATGACATAGGTCGCACAGAGATGCCAGATGGATGGGCCTCTCTCCTTAAACATAACACCACACTCTCAAATGTCCCTGCTCTGTGCTAGGTCAGTCTGTCTGACTATAGTATACGCACAAGGCCTGTGTGACGTTCAAGCAAGAGGCACTCTAAGCGAACACGATCGTTTACATGCCGCACGTCTAGTCGAGGTGAAACGAGATAGCAAATGTGGAAATCCTCAGTTTCAGAAAATACTGTGCgctttggttgttgttgttgctgctgctgctgtttttgTTGAAATATTTGGTTAAAAGAGATGGATAATGTGATATCTCTTCCTCCACCACCCTCCCAAAAACAAGAACCCCAACAACCCCATCCTTACCTGATGTGTCCCACCAGCTCGATAAACTTATGACTGGTGAAGTAAGCAGCCAGCTCCGACACATGACTCAGAACCGAACACACACCAAACAGCGTGGTGGTCCCCTTCAGGTCCTCTAGATGCCAATACAGGAAGGTGAACACAAAGCCGTAACCGAAGCCCATGAACCAGGCGACGAACAGCACCGTGCTGTACTGAACACTACACAGCAGCCTGAGGAGGTCACTGTAATAGAAAGGCTGTTCGGTGGTGGTTGACCCTGGGGTGATGGGGGTCTGGTCTGAGGTGGAGCTCTCCTCTGGAGATGCCACGTTCCCATCTACCTGTGTGCAAAACAAATGGTGTAACATGAATAAAATAACTATTTTCTATTTAAAGCAGTATTTGCTTCGGCTAAAGAAATTAGAAAGACTATTTCCACTTAGTGTTAGTGTGAGTTTTCATTTTCCAGTTGATTTACCtgtggtatctctacctcctggGCCCTCTGAGGCAACTCCTGTCTGTAGTCCCCactgtcaaatcaaaatcaaacttCATTTCAAAAGACATTTAAAAATCACCACACACTTTacagtaaaataaatcaaatagaaGATATTAAAAACAAACAGCAATTCTATAAAATAGATGAATTAAAGAACATAAAACAAAGtctaaaataacaataaaataattgatttaaggaaaagcaacaaaaaaaaaggtgGGGTTTCAAACAGTTTAAATTGGGTCCGCCCATATTACCTGTCAAAGTAGAATTGTGTTGCTACCACCAGGGCCAGACCCATCATCACTCCAAACACTATGAAGGCCACCTGGGGAAGGAATGAGTGAAGAAATGAACACATTaactacattttttatttacgTATCAACTATGTTGCCCTTAACGACCCATTGCTTATTATTTGTCACATTTTCAATGTCATACATTACCTGGTAGTTCTTGTACTCGGGCAGGATACAGCCGACCACGCCGTCGATGAGCAGCGTAATGTGGGTGTGGTCTATCCAGATACCCACTAGCAGCATGGTCACGCCCCAGCCAAGGGACCCCCACATTCTCTGCAGGCCGTAACGGTCCCGGTGCTTCCCTAGGTACTGTAACGTCACTGTGTCCACAATGGTGACCGCCGGCGCGCTGAAAAACTCCCCCACGATAATGACCAAGAGGATCAGGAGAAAAATGCTCTCGACCTGATCTTCGTTGTACTCAATGATGTACTCTTTAGGTTGGGTGGGGGcaggggtggtggtagtggttgccATAGGGGTTGTTGTAGTATTTGGAGTCACTTGAGTGGTATTGCCCTGCTCGTGAGGCATCAATGTGGaattggtggtggtgggggcatGGGTGGGGGTTTTAGTGGTCAGTGGCATATTTGTAGTATTTGGTAAAAGCTGAGTGGTATTGGCTTGCTCATTAGGCACCACTCTGGGTTGGGCGCCGGTGGGGGTGTGAGTGGCTGTTGtcgtagctgtagtagtagcattGTTCTGCTCGTAAGGCACCCCAGTGGATTGAGTGGTATTGCTATCAGCACCTCTCCTATGCCTGCGGCGTACGCTATAGCCAGAATCAAGGCCATTCAAAACAAAAGGGAAGCTAGGAAAGTAACTTTGAAACAAATCCCGGCGACTTCTCGTGTGATTGGTGGAGGCCTCCGGTAGCGAGCCGTTAATTGGTGTCATAGTAGTCAAGGGCAGTATTGGTGGGGCCACAGTGGGGATGTCCACCTTCTCCTTACAGATCATGGCAGCTGGTTTGACAAAGCCGATGCCACAGTTGAACACCAACCAACACAGCACAGAGAACAGCAACAATGGCTTCCCTTTCTTAAAACGATCGGCCACCACTCCCCAGAATGGCGCACTGCAGAACTCTATAAAGTACCGGATCCCAACCAACAGTCCACTACGGCTTGGTGACATCCCTAGCTGTTTGTAGTAGACGGCTAGGAGTGGGTGCAGGGATCCGTATGCTGcatagaagaagaagtagaagatcTTGGAGATGAGGAGCTGGGAGTTGACTCTTAGGCACATCCTCTCAAAGCATCCTAGGTCTTTCAGTGGTAAGGCCATGGGTGTCTCTGGAGCAGACTGTGTGTCTGAAGCTGCAGCAGACACTGGAGTGGAGCCTGGCTCTCGGTCGGTCTGAAGCTCCAGGGAAAGAGTGTTGAAGGGTTCGTCTAGGACGTACTTCCTCTTTTGATCTTCTTCATCATCCGAAAGGATGACCACTTTGTCGTCTGCGGCCATCTCTGGAAGACAGGAAGTTAGATTCATGTTTACTGTAACCTATACAATAGGCTACATTGATTATCATAACCATACAGTCTGTGTAGCAATATTGATGTTATTCATATTGATGTTACACAGGAAACAGaaactcactgtcaactgtgtttattttcacagAACTTAACATTTGTAAGTAacttaaatatttgtatgaacaaaacaagattcaacaactgagacaaactgaggggaggtcaaaatcaaaagtaaggtagtatctggtgtggccaccagctgcattaggtactgcagtgaatctcctcctcatggactgcaccagatttgccagttcttgctgtgagatgttaccccactcttccaccaaggcacctgcaagttcctggacatttctggggaggaatggccctagccctcaccctccgatccaacaggtcaaaTAACGTGCTCAAtgtgattgagatccgggctcttcactggccgtggcagaacactgacattcctgtcttgcaggaaatcatgcacagaacgagcaatatggctggtggcattgtgatgctggagggtcatgtcaggatgagcctgcaggaagggtacctgATAAAATAGTGTATATGTTGAAAGATAATGATAACgtttcagagtggaattatttTAACTGTATGAAATTGAATAGAATCATAAAATTATaatctgatgatgtgtgtagttttagtcagaattaggttaaacaatgtggaaaaacacagactgtctgagcaaggcgTAGTTTAGGATTTGAACTTGTATGTGTGTGCCGAAAGAAAAAAAACGGAGAACAGTTAAACTGTGTTTGGACCGACCTGGCTAGGCATCTGAGGAACCTATGATAGCAtagggagtacttctcaaggtTCCCCTAATCTCGGGGGAATGGAACTGTCACCTGGGCAGTGATACACAGTGGTGAGAACTATGGAGAAGGATAAAACTCACCTACGGAtcgtgtggaagtatgtgcgtaggatacctactgtttgtgtggaagtatgtgcgcagttataaaatggatgtctttgtataatggacttgagaacgttctctgaataaactgtactCTTTTTGCATAAACTGAGTCtttgactaattattattaaacccatgGTCTTACAGATCTCGGTAATTGGTCAGAGCTATTGATTGTCAgttatcattgggattgaaaattctcgtgacagtaccacatgagggaggaggatgtcttccttgtaacgcacagcgttacgattgcctgcaatgacaacaagctcagtccgatgatgctgtgacacattgcccctgaccatgacggaccctccacctccaaatcgatcccgctctagagtacaggcctctgtgtaatgctcaatccttcgacgataaacgcgtatccgatcatcacccctggtgagacaaaaccgcgtcTCGTCAGTgatgagcactttttgccagtcctgtctggtccggcaatggtgggtttgtgcccttaggcgacattgttgccggtgatgtctggtgaggacctgccttataacaggcctacaagccctcagtcctacctcagcctattgcggacagtctgagcactgatggaaggattgtgcattcctggtgtaactctggcagttgttgttgccatcctgtacctgtcccgcaggtgtgatgttcaggtgtactgatcctgtgcaggtgttgttacacgtggtctgccactgcgaggacgatcagctgtccgtcctgtctccctgttagcgctgtcttaggcgtctcacagtacggacattgcaatttattgccctggccacatctgcagtcctcatgcctccttgcagcagtCCAAAGGCaagttcacacagatgagcaaggaccctgggtatctttcttttggtgtttttcagagtcagtagaaaggcctctttagtgtcctaggttttcataactgtgaccttaattgcctactgtctgtaagctgctagggtcttaacgaccattccacaggtgcatgttcattaattgtttgtggttcattgaacaagcatgggaaacagtgtttaaaccctttacaaggaAGACCTGTGAAatgatttggatttttacgaatcatCTTTTTGTTGTGACTATAACACAAAGCATATTGAAACATGGTggcagtgaaaaaaaaaaaaaaagaatacatCCCAGGTGCCAGTTTGGAAAAGTTCTGCTTTTACAAACTAGTCATCGTGCCGAACATCAATGCTAGCTGATTATAGAATGACTATACTAAAAGCTAACTGTCTATTGGACATAAGCAGATGTGAGTAGCTAACATTCcattctacaaaaaaaaaaaaaaaaaaaaaaactttgatgATTTTAATTTAGCACTTACCTGGAAAAGATGGAAAGAGGAATTAAATTTGTACATAGTTCTTACAATGGGAGAAAAACCTGATGACTACAAAGTGATGCTACTGTACTATCTAATTGGGGGAAAAGGCAGAGGGATTTGTGAGACCCTTGGTGTGGGCAGTACAAGAGACAATCTCTTTGTTGAGGAAGTAATTGCAGCACTAGAATGCATTTTGTGATCCCAAGAAAAATGAAACATTTGAGAGATATACATTTTTGTCATGCGGAGTCAGGGCCAAGATGAGAGATTAGACAAATATCTCACTGAATTGAGGACTCTAGCGGCCACCTGCAACTTTGTAGTAATCACAGACTTAACAGGGACTGGATTATGTGCATACAGATTGGAAGAGCTGCCGAACTGTCCAGACAAGGAGCTAAAGTCAAATGTGCAGTAACACAggaagagagaccgagaggagacgagagaaagagagcactgTTACAATGCAGAAACTGTGGACGGACACgaggaaaaaaaatgaaaaaattaaATACCCTGCAATTGGACAAAAATGTAAATCctgtggggagaaaaaaaaaaatcccttctCTACGGTTTGAAAAAGTGCAGGGACcagcaaagagaaacagtcctGGCAATGTGAAATGCGTCAGCTGAATCTGGAGAGAAGTGAGGATGTTCTCTGCATCACACAGGCCAAAGTCAGAGAGCATCAACGTGGTACaggaataaaaaataataaataactgACCGCAATGCTGCTCTCTTTGCAACAATGCTGGTCAACAAAATGATTTTTTTAGATAGATTTCAGCCAGATTTCAGCCTGATTGTGGTGCTAGTTGTAATGTTATCCCTGCAAACCTCACAAAAGACAGTCACCTAGAGCCCTGCAGTCAGGTATTGGTGATGTGTAACAAGAGTAGTCTGACGCCACTGGGGAAGTGCACGCTTAAAAAAAAGTGATCAATCCACGCAAtaagaaaacctacaggaggtgaGTTCATCGTAGTCAACAAGAACGTGCACAGGCCCCATTGTAGGCAGCAAGGCTATCCAGGCAATGGAGTTGCTTACTGTGCATCACAGCATCCTGGCCGTCAAGAAAACAGGAGTACGCTGATGTATTCCATGGAGAGGGATGCTTACCCGGCAAACTGAAGCTGGGAGTGGACGAGCGAGTGGAGCCTGTCCAGTAGCACTATATAAACCACTCATGCCAAAAGCAGTTGGGGGGGAGAAAGCACAGATTGGATTGGCAGCCTGATCGCAATGCATAAACCATCTGGAAAACGATGAGTGTGTATCGATCCAAAACCTTTCAAGGCGCTCAAGTGGAGCCATTACCCACTTCCCACTATTGAAGACATGGTGCCAGACCTGAACAGAGCACGTGTGTTCTCTTGTTTGtgaaggaaaaaaacaaaaaacaacaactgacATGTGGAACTGGATGAGGAATCCAGCTCTCTCACCACGTTCTCGACTGCCATGGG is a window from the Oncorhynchus tshawytscha isolate Ot180627B linkage group LG14, Otsh_v2.0, whole genome shotgun sequence genome containing:
- the LOC112266554 gene encoding major facilitator superfamily domain-containing protein 6-A isoform X1, producing the protein MAADDKVVILSDDEEDQKRKYVLDEPFNTLSLELQTDREPGSTPVSAAASDTQSAPETPMALPLKDLGCFERMCLRVNSQLLISKIFYFFFYAAYGSLHPLLAVYYKQLGMSPSRSGLLVGIRYFIEFCSAPFWGVVADRFKKGKPLLLFSVLCWLVFNCGIGFVKPAAMICKEKVDIPTVAPPILPLTTMTPINGSLPEASTNHTRSRRDLFQSYFPSFPFVLNGLDSGYSVRRRHRRGADSNTTQSTGVPYEQNNATTTATTTATHTPTGAQPRVVPNEQANTTQLLPNTTNMPLTTKTPTHAPTTTNSTLMPHEQGNTTQVTPNTTTTPMATTTTTPAPTQPKEYIIEYNEDQVESIFLLILLVIIVGEFFSAPAVTIVDTVTLQYLGKHRDRYGLQRMWGSLGWGVTMLLVGIWIDHTHITLLIDGVVGCILPEYKNYQVAFIVFGVMMGLALVVATQFYFDSGDYRQELPQRAQEVEIPQVDGNVASPEESSTSDQTPITPGSTTTEQPFYYSDLLRLLCSVQYSTVLFVAWFMGFGYGFVFTFLYWHLEDLKGTTTLFGVCSVLSHVSELAAYFTSHKFIELVGHIRVLYIGLACNTARYLYISYLENAWIVLPMEVLQGVTHASVWAACISYLSAAVPPALRTSAQGILQGLHLGLGRGCGAMVGGVFVNYFGAAETFRGIGMASLVILLIFSFIQCLTGQNEEKEDRMLAENIPVPSSPVPIATIDLMQSQVGVMVPRPDPRPPAKKTKHQEEQEDVNRPAWVLSGSPWVTIAFAVCQIREMYCMDKNSLPSETQPLQEQNDQTSSEYQAVETEHSTEQQESPHHHNGSPSSVSSKAHPAEHPESQPSPLPDQGNSVAHPAFSPGNFEASHQLSSTNPFRQ
- the LOC112266554 gene encoding major facilitator superfamily domain-containing protein 6-A isoform X2, with the protein product MAADDKVVILSDDEEDQKRKYVLDEPFNTLSLELQTDREPGSTPVSAAASDTQSAPETPMALPLKDLGCFERMCLRVNSQLLISKIFYFFFYAAYGSLHPLLAVYYKQLGMSPSRSGLLVGIRYFIEFCSAPFWGVVADRFKKGKPLLLFSVLCWLVFNCGIGFVKPAAMICKEKVDIPTVAPPILPLTTMTPINGSLPEASTNHTRSRRDLFQSYFPSFPFVLNGLDSGYSVRRRHRRGADSNTTQSTGVPYEQNNATTTATTTATHTPTGAQPRVVPNEQANTTQLLPNTTNMPLTTKTPTHAPTTTNSTLMPHEQGNTTQVTPNTTTTPMATTTTTPAPTQPKEYIIEYNEDQVESIFLLILLVIIVGEFFSAPAVTIVDTVTLQYLGKHRDRYGLQRMWGSLGWGVTMLLVGIWIDHTHITLLIDGVVGCILPEYKNYQVAFIVFGVMMGLALVVATQFYFDSGDYRQELPQRAQEVEIPQVDGNVASPEESSTSDQTPITPGSTTTEQPFYYSDLLRLLCSVQYSTVLFVAWFMGFGYGFVFTFLYWHLEDLKGTTTLFGVCSVLSHVSELAAYFTSHKFIELVGHIRVLYIGLACNTARYLYISYLENAWIVLPMEVLQGVTHASVWAACISYLSAAVPPALRTSAQGILQGLHLGLGRGCGAMVGGVFVNYFGAAETFRGIGMASLVILLIFSFIQCLTGQNEEKEDRMLAENIPVPSSPVPIATIDLMQSQVGVMVPRPDPRPPAKKTKHQEEQEDVNRPAWVLSGSPWVTIAFAVCQIREMYCMDKNSLPSETQPLQKGAK